A genomic segment from Burkholderia plantarii encodes:
- the katG gene encoding catalase/peroxidase HPI — translation MSNTSKCPFNHANHTAGGGTTNRDWWPKALRLDLLSQHSSKSNPLDPQFNYAQAFNTLDLAALKTDLTAVMTDSKEWWPADFGHYGPLFVRMAWHSAGTYRTGDGRGGAGRGQQRFAPLNSWPDNVSLDKARRLLWPVKQKYGQKISWADLLVLAGNVALESMGFRTLGFAGGREDTWEPDQDVYWGNEKTWLGGDVRYGKAAADGGEGVIVADEELHGVEQSRTDAGRDLENPLAAVQMGLIYVNPEGPDGNPDPLAAAHDIRDTFARMAMNDEETVALIAGGHTFGKTHGAGPADHVGSEPEAAGLENQGLGWQSTFGTGKGADTITSGLEVTWTSTPTQWGMGFFENLFGHEWELTRSPAGAHQWVAKDATETIPHAHDSSKKVLPSMLTTDLSLRFDPEYEKISRRFLEHPDQFADAFARAWFKLTHRDMGPRARYLGPEVPTEKFDWQDPIPPVDHPLVNDADIATLKQQIAGSRLSVTELVSTAWASASTFRGSDKRGGANGARIRLAPQKDWEVNRPQQLRRVLDILRGIQRTFNDSGKDGRKISFADLIVLAGSVGVEEAAKKAGRAVSIPFVAGRTDASQADTDVESFSALEPLADAFRNYRKRGVPVPAEALLIDKAQLLTLTAPEMTALIGGLRALGVSTDTDAPGVFTDRPGVLTNDFFVNLLSMDTQWKPVSAAGDEFVGTDRVTGKFRWMGTRVDLVFGSHSVLRALSEVYASEDGKDKFVHDFVAAWTKVMNLDRFDLRVS, via the coding sequence ATGTCTAATACTTCGAAGTGCCCATTCAATCACGCCAATCACACGGCCGGCGGCGGCACCACCAATCGCGACTGGTGGCCCAAAGCGCTGCGACTGGACCTGCTGAGCCAGCACTCCAGCAAGTCGAACCCGCTCGATCCGCAATTCAACTATGCCCAGGCATTCAATACGCTCGACCTCGCTGCACTCAAGACGGACCTGACCGCCGTCATGACGGACTCGAAGGAGTGGTGGCCTGCTGACTTCGGTCACTACGGTCCGCTTTTCGTTCGCATGGCCTGGCATAGCGCCGGCACCTACCGCACGGGTGACGGACGCGGCGGCGCGGGACGAGGGCAGCAGCGATTCGCGCCGCTTAACAGCTGGCCTGACAATGTGAGCCTCGACAAGGCGCGCCGACTCCTGTGGCCGGTCAAACAGAAGTATGGCCAGAAGATTTCGTGGGCCGATCTGCTTGTCCTCGCCGGCAACGTGGCGCTCGAAAGCATGGGCTTCAGGACGTTAGGTTTCGCCGGAGGCCGGGAGGATACGTGGGAACCGGATCAGGACGTCTATTGGGGCAACGAAAAGACCTGGTTGGGTGGCGATGTTCGCTATGGAAAGGCGGCGGCTGACGGCGGGGAAGGCGTGATTGTCGCCGATGAAGAACTGCACGGAGTCGAGCAAAGCCGCACGGATGCGGGCCGCGATCTTGAGAACCCGCTTGCAGCCGTGCAGATGGGCCTCATCTATGTGAATCCCGAAGGCCCCGATGGCAACCCCGACCCACTTGCCGCCGCGCACGACATTCGTGACACGTTCGCGCGCATGGCGATGAACGACGAAGAAACGGTCGCCCTGATCGCGGGCGGCCACACGTTTGGCAAGACGCATGGTGCGGGCCCCGCCGACCACGTGGGATCAGAGCCTGAAGCGGCTGGCCTTGAAAATCAGGGCCTTGGATGGCAAAGCACGTTCGGCACTGGCAAGGGCGCCGACACGATCACCAGTGGGCTCGAAGTGACGTGGACCAGCACACCCACCCAATGGGGTATGGGATTTTTTGAAAACCTGTTCGGCCACGAATGGGAGCTCACCAGGAGCCCGGCCGGCGCCCACCAGTGGGTTGCGAAAGACGCTACGGAGACGATCCCGCATGCACATGATTCATCGAAGAAGGTCCTTCCCAGCATGCTGACCACGGATCTCTCCCTGCGGTTCGATCCGGAATACGAGAAAATCTCGCGCCGCTTTCTGGAGCATCCCGATCAGTTCGCCGATGCGTTCGCCCGCGCCTGGTTCAAGCTGACGCATCGCGACATGGGCCCTCGCGCCCGATACCTCGGTCCGGAAGTGCCCACCGAAAAGTTTGACTGGCAAGACCCGATTCCACCGGTCGATCATCCGTTAGTAAACGACGCGGACATTGCCACGCTCAAGCAGCAGATCGCCGGATCGAGGCTTTCCGTGACCGAGCTTGTGTCAACTGCGTGGGCTTCGGCCTCGACGTTCCGGGGGTCGGACAAGCGCGGCGGTGCCAACGGCGCACGCATCCGTCTTGCGCCCCAGAAGGATTGGGAAGTAAATCGGCCACAGCAGTTAAGGCGAGTGTTGGACATCTTGCGAGGCATTCAACGCACCTTCAACGACTCGGGGAAAGATGGCAGGAAGATATCGTTTGCAGACCTTATTGTTCTGGCGGGAAGCGTTGGCGTTGAAGAGGCCGCGAAAAAGGCGGGTCGCGCGGTCTCGATTCCGTTCGTAGCGGGCCGCACGGATGCGTCGCAGGCAGACACAGACGTCGAGTCTTTCAGCGCCCTGGAGCCCCTGGCGGACGCATTCCGCAATTACCGGAAGCGCGGCGTGCCGGTGCCCGCTGAGGCTCTGCTTATCGACAAGGCGCAACTGCTCACACTGACTGCGCCCGAGATGACGGCACTGATCGGTGGCTTGCGGGCGCTGGGTGTCTCGACAGACACTGACGCACCCGGTGTGTTCACTGACCGTCCAGGCGTGCTTACCAATGATTTTTTCGTTAATCTGCTCAGCATGGACACACAGTGGAAGCCAGTCTCCGCTGCGGGCGACGAGTTTGTCGGTACTGATCGCGTCACCGGCAAGTTTAGGTGGATGGGCACGCGTGTTGATCTGGTGTTCGGATCACACTCTGTGCTACGGGCGCTCAGCGAAGTGTATGCAAGCGAGGACGGCAAGGACAAGTTTGTGCACGACTTCGTTGCGGCATGGACGAAGGTTATGAACCTCGATCGCTTTGATCTGCGTGTGTCCTGA
- a CDS encoding BON domain-containing protein, whose product MKNMNAPFPYVVCMALLVLVSGTGVAFADEANIAYRPAVQPYVAPPKDPAKVQRAALRKAIRVENRHLAASVRKSLVKGGGIDTAHVSVLAKSGTITLAGTVPEVSQIDLAQQRARQVPGVTEVSNRLSLGSEGH is encoded by the coding sequence ATGAAAAACATGAACGCGCCGTTCCCGTACGTCGTCTGCATGGCGCTTCTCGTGCTAGTCAGTGGCACTGGTGTTGCATTTGCCGACGAGGCGAATATCGCATACCGGCCGGCGGTTCAGCCGTATGTGGCGCCGCCGAAAGACCCTGCAAAGGTGCAGCGCGCGGCGTTAAGAAAGGCGATCCGCGTTGAGAACCGCCATCTTGCCGCCAGCGTACGGAAGTCGCTGGTCAAGGGGGGCGGCATCGATACGGCGCACGTGTCTGTTCTGGCGAAGTCCGGGACGATAACACTTGCTGGGACGGTGCCGGAGGTATCGCAGATCGACCTCGCACAACAGCGGGCGCGGCAAGTTCCGGGGGTGACAGAGGTCTCGAACCGGTTGAGTCTTGGCAGCGAAGGACACTGA
- a CDS encoding nuclear transport factor 2 family protein, translating into MNKVSNANENEAACMAIVQRLYDAFERRDATAALADMAPEIEWNEAESFLYSDRNPYLTPVEVAEGVFGRLASEWLDYRATATENLFAHDVVVSIGRSTGTHLKTGKPLDAQFVHVWRLRSNRIIGFQQFTDTLQFWRAAHV; encoded by the coding sequence ATGAATAAAGTTAGCAATGCAAACGAAAATGAAGCGGCGTGCATGGCGATCGTGCAACGCCTCTACGACGCATTTGAGCGACGGGATGCCACTGCCGCGCTCGCCGACATGGCGCCTGAGATTGAATGGAATGAGGCGGAAAGCTTTCTCTATTCGGACCGAAACCCATACCTGACTCCCGTAGAGGTGGCGGAAGGCGTATTCGGCAGGCTTGCAAGTGAATGGCTCGACTATCGGGCTACGGCCACGGAGAATCTTTTTGCGCATGACGTCGTCGTGTCGATCGGTCGTTCCACCGGCACCCATTTAAAGACAGGGAAACCGCTGGATGCTCAGTTCGTTCATGTCTGGAGGCTCCGAAGCAACAGGATTATCGGCTTCCAGCAATTCACCGACACGCTGCAATTCTGGCGCGCAGCGCACGTTTGA
- a CDS encoding type 1 glutamine amidotransferase domain-containing protein encodes MKVLIALTSHDELGTTGRKTGFWLEELAAPYYTFKKAGAQITLASPKGGRPPLDPKSNEPANQTDDTRRFETDEYALRALSSTERLADIKEADFDMLFYPGGHGPLWDLAEDPASIALIEAFLAARKPVALVCHAPGVLRHVKTSDGRPVVEGKRVTGFANTEEEAVGLTTIVPFLVEDELKAKGGIYSRGPDWGSYVVEDGLLITGQNPGSSPATARALISALSAGK; translated from the coding sequence ATGAAAGTACTGATAGCGCTGACTTCTCACGACGAACTCGGTACCACCGGCCGAAAGACCGGTTTCTGGCTTGAAGAACTCGCTGCGCCTTATTACACATTCAAGAAAGCAGGCGCGCAGATTACCTTGGCGTCGCCCAAGGGCGGCCGGCCACCTCTCGACCCCAAGAGCAACGAACCTGCCAATCAGACTGATGATACCCGCCGATTCGAAACCGACGAATATGCGTTGCGAGCCCTGTCGAGCACTGAGCGTCTGGCGGATATCAAAGAGGCTGACTTTGACATGCTGTTCTATCCTGGCGGTCACGGGCCGCTATGGGATCTCGCGGAGGATCCGGCGTCCATCGCACTGATCGAAGCTTTTCTTGCAGCCCGCAAGCCGGTTGCTCTGGTGTGTCACGCTCCGGGTGTATTGCGCCATGTAAAGACCAGCGACGGTCGCCCCGTGGTAGAAGGCAAGCGCGTTACCGGTTTTGCAAACACGGAGGAGGAGGCGGTTGGCCTGACCACTATCGTGCCGTTTCTTGTCGAAGACGAACTCAAGGCGAAAGGCGGCATCTATTCGCGGGGGCCTGATTGGGGCTCCTATGTGGTTGAGGATGGATTGCTCATCACGGGGCAGAATCCTGGTTCCTCACCCGCAACCGCGCGCGCCCTCATCAGTGCATTGAGCGCCGGAAAATGA
- a CDS encoding helix-turn-helix transcriptional regulator gives MSRRPSPDQRRELGSFLSSRRSRLQPADFKLPEGGRRTPGLRREEVAMLAGVSVSWYTWLEQGRDIQPSADALRRLSAVFKLDAVEAAHLFALSARELSQVATGSGVTEGLELLVRSINVPAYVRNTRLDILAWNDAICDLFVDYGSLESHERNTLRLLFLYKPYRTLILDWEQMTRGMISAFRAARAQAPDKAPFDKLVRELTELSAEFRDWWQDTNVKGFDEGDKRLRHPSGGHIEFTYVALTPTGRPDLSLVTYLPRLAGGGNSDA, from the coding sequence ATGTCCAGACGACCTTCTCCCGACCAACGCCGCGAGCTTGGTTCTTTCCTGTCTAGCCGCCGGAGCCGTCTACAGCCTGCTGACTTCAAGCTGCCTGAAGGCGGGCGCCGCACTCCCGGTCTGCGGCGCGAAGAAGTGGCCATGCTCGCCGGAGTCAGCGTGAGCTGGTACACGTGGCTTGAGCAGGGCCGCGACATCCAGCCGTCCGCTGACGCGCTGCGCAGGCTGTCGGCCGTGTTCAAGCTCGATGCCGTCGAAGCCGCGCACCTGTTCGCGCTCTCCGCTCGGGAGCTTTCACAGGTCGCGACTGGAAGCGGCGTCACCGAGGGGCTGGAACTGCTCGTACGGTCGATCAATGTCCCGGCGTATGTTCGCAATACGCGCCTGGACATCCTTGCATGGAACGACGCGATCTGCGATCTGTTTGTCGACTACGGATCGCTCGAGTCGCACGAACGTAATACGTTGCGTCTGCTATTCCTTTACAAGCCGTATCGTACGCTCATCCTCGACTGGGAACAGATGACCCGGGGCATGATCTCGGCCTTTCGTGCGGCGCGCGCGCAGGCACCGGACAAAGCTCCGTTTGACAAGCTGGTGAGGGAACTTACGGAGCTAAGCGCCGAGTTCCGCGACTGGTGGCAGGACACCAACGTAAAGGGATTCGACGAGGGCGATAAACGGCTTCGGCATCCTTCTGGCGGCCACATCGAATTCACATACGTTGCACTGACACCGACGGGGAGACCAGACCTCTCACTCGTGACCTACCTTCCGCGACTTGCGGGGGGAGGCAATTCCGATGCGTAG
- a CDS encoding DUF1330 domain-containing protein translates to MTAYLVIVREQTIDSTSLSRYRNLAALARDRHPLTPLAYYGEHAVLEGTPAEGVAILSFPTMSAARAWYGSHEYQAALPHRRKGSVSRVLLVAGNDETDSATG, encoded by the coding sequence ATGACGGCGTATCTCGTCATCGTGCGGGAGCAGACGATTGATTCAACATCTCTCAGCCGCTATCGAAACCTTGCAGCGCTTGCGCGAGACAGGCATCCCTTGACTCCTTTAGCGTACTACGGCGAGCACGCGGTGCTTGAAGGGACGCCAGCCGAAGGCGTGGCGATTCTGTCCTTTCCAACCATGTCGGCCGCGCGTGCCTGGTACGGTAGCCATGAGTACCAGGCTGCGCTGCCTCACAGGCGCAAAGGCAGCGTTTCGCGCGTTCTCCTCGTCGCTGGTAACGACGAGACCGATAGCGCAACGGGCTAG
- a CDS encoding DUF3331 domain-containing protein, whose translation MQNNRHFQAREQPRSTSAIWDHVMRNLLGLPRQVFDDDTQKNDASSRHARVRVLERVSANTIVVLWQDATRCHYSDQTWIRCMTRVRGVCALRGEIIRRGDVVYKPQALRRTVANGQAMILASEVAYELAELGSDEVSASISSQSAERNSNGGGHGVRHQIRRFT comes from the coding sequence TTGCAAAACAACCGCCATTTCCAGGCTAGAGAGCAGCCGCGATCGACCTCGGCAATCTGGGATCACGTCATGCGGAACCTTTTGGGGCTTCCCCGGCAGGTGTTCGACGACGACACTCAAAAGAATGACGCGTCGTCACGGCACGCGCGCGTCCGAGTCTTGGAGCGCGTGAGCGCAAACACGATCGTTGTCCTCTGGCAGGATGCGACCCGCTGTCATTACAGCGATCAAACATGGATCCGCTGCATGACGCGTGTTCGTGGTGTCTGTGCTCTTCGCGGCGAAATCATCCGGCGGGGTGACGTCGTTTATAAGCCCCAGGCGCTTCGTCGCACAGTAGCGAACGGTCAGGCAATGATCCTGGCAAGTGAAGTCGCATATGAGCTCGCTGAGTTGGGCAGCGACGAGGTGAGCGCATCTATTTCTTCACAGAGCGCAGAGCGAAATTCGAACGGCGGTGGACATGGTGTCCGCCATCAAATCAGGAGATTCACATGA
- a CDS encoding alpha/beta fold hydrolase — protein MTNFVFVHGAFHGGWCFDKLRPSLEAAGHRVLTPTLTGVGERSHLSALGPINLDTHILDIANLITWRDLDNVVLCGHSYGCLVITGVADQLHDRIASLVYLDGPLPEKSGDSLFSLLPNLLLPFTELSASLGGTQVANWPSKVFGVGEEHQAWADSKLTSHPLACFTQQLSLTGNFKKVPKKVFIYNSKDIGIPSPIPDWYEAQRDLPETHVYSLDGGHDLMIDKASEVAEILLKHA, from the coding sequence ATGACAAATTTCGTCTTCGTTCACGGCGCTTTCCACGGGGGTTGGTGCTTCGATAAACTCCGCCCTTCTCTGGAGGCTGCCGGTCACCGTGTGCTGACACCCACGCTAACGGGCGTCGGGGAACGCTCTCATCTTTCGGCGTTGGGACCGATCAATCTGGACACCCACATCCTCGATATCGCCAACCTCATCACGTGGCGAGACCTAGATAATGTCGTGCTCTGTGGCCACTCATACGGTTGTCTCGTCATTACCGGGGTGGCCGACCAGTTGCACGACCGGATTGCCTCGCTCGTTTATCTCGACGGCCCGCTCCCGGAAAAAAGCGGCGACTCGCTCTTTTCATTGTTGCCCAATCTGCTATTGCCGTTCACCGAACTCAGCGCGTCGCTCGGCGGTACGCAGGTTGCGAACTGGCCTTCGAAAGTATTCGGTGTCGGCGAGGAACATCAGGCGTGGGCCGACTCGAAATTAACGTCGCACCCATTGGCTTGCTTTACGCAGCAACTGTCTCTCACCGGCAACTTCAAGAAAGTACCGAAGAAGGTATTCATCTACAACTCGAAAGACATCGGCATCCCAAGCCCTATCCCGGATTGGTACGAGGCGCAGCGCGATCTTCCTGAAACTCACGTCTATTCATTGGACGGCGGGCACGATCTGATGATCGACAAGGCAAGCGAGGTTGCGGAGATATTGCTGAAGCATGCGTGA
- a CDS encoding alpha/beta hydrolase → MKTTTRVRRFATAIAFGVAALSTQIATAAPVKNVVLVHGFFADGSGWQAVSNILTRDGYKVSVVQEPETSFKDDVAATTRVVDAQDGPSILVGHSYGGAVITEAGNDARVSGLVYVAAFEPDAGESLKDLTTRMPAAIKSIKETGDGHLYIDPSRFHADFASDVPEPEAAFMASSQVMPAVGSFVAPVMQAAWKSKPSWAVVAASDRTVNPDLERWMAKRAGSKVTEVDSSHVAFLSHPEAIAKVIEQAAAASGDR, encoded by the coding sequence ATGAAAACGACCACCCGAGTTCGCCGTTTTGCCACTGCCATCGCGTTCGGCGTGGCAGCACTTTCCACGCAGATCGCCACCGCTGCGCCCGTCAAGAACGTTGTCCTGGTCCATGGATTCTTTGCTGACGGTTCAGGCTGGCAGGCCGTGTCGAACATTCTCACCCGCGACGGCTACAAGGTGTCCGTGGTCCAGGAACCGGAAACGTCGTTCAAGGACGACGTCGCGGCGACCACCCGTGTGGTCGATGCGCAGGACGGCCCCAGCATCCTCGTCGGACACAGCTACGGCGGAGCGGTTATCACAGAAGCCGGCAACGATGCGCGCGTCTCGGGACTCGTCTACGTTGCCGCCTTTGAACCCGATGCCGGTGAGAGCCTGAAGGATCTGACCACCAGAATGCCTGCCGCGATCAAAAGCATCAAGGAGACGGGCGACGGTCATCTGTACATCGATCCTTCGCGGTTCCATGCCGACTTTGCATCCGACGTCCCGGAGCCAGAGGCCGCATTCATGGCTTCTTCCCAGGTGATGCCCGCCGTCGGCTCGTTCGTGGCGCCCGTCATGCAGGCAGCGTGGAAATCGAAGCCGAGTTGGGCGGTCGTCGCGGCGTCGGACCGCACTGTCAATCCGGACCTGGAGCGCTGGATGGCCAAGCGCGCCGGCAGTAAAGTGACGGAAGTCGACTCGAGCCATGTCGCCTTTCTTTCACATCCCGAAGCAATCGCGAAGGTCATCGAGCAGGCGGCCGCGGCCAGCGGCGATCGTTGA